A region of the Mycobacterium sp. NBC_00419 genome:
TGTCAGCGCACCCTTCCAGTCCGCCTGCTCGCGGATGTGGGTGCAGGTGCCGTCCAAACCGTATGTCCAGCCGTGGAATCCGCAGACGAAGGATTTGCGGGCCCGCCCCACGGCGTTGCGGGCACCGGCGGGCGTGTCGACCAGCTTGCGGCCGCGGTGCATGCACACGTTGTGGTGGGCAGAAAACTCGGTTGGCCCGGTTCGCACCACGATGATCGAGTCGTCGAGGATGTCGTAGGTCAGGTAGCTGCCAACCTCGGGCAGATCCTCGACGCGGCCGACCTGCTGCCAGACCTTGCGCCACAGCCGATCTCGTTCGGCGCGGGCGTAATCCGGTGAGGTGTAGGCCGCCACGCCGATGGTCATCGGCTCCGCGAGCTCTTCGTCCATCAGATCCTCCGGATGTCTCTTCGGAAGGACTCGTCCTTCAGGAACAGCGAGGTGTTGTCGGCGCCGAGATGGCTCCACTTGAGGTCCAGGCCGCCGTCGACGAGCAACGTCTGGCCGGTGATGTAGCTGGACAGGTCGGACAGCAGAAACAGGATCGCGCCGGCCTGCTCCTCGGGTCGTCCGCGCCGCCCCATCGCGATGGCGGCCCGGTCCCGTTCGGGATCGTCGCCGGTGTAGGTGCGCGACGCCGCGGTCTCGGTGACGCCAGGCGCGACGGCGTTGACCCGGATGTCGTCGAGCGCCAGTTCGAGCGCCATGGTGCGGGTGGCGGCCACGATCGCGGCCTTGGCCGTGCCGTAGGCCACGTGGAACGGGGCGGTGTTCATCCCGCTGATCGAGGAGATCGACACGATGGAGCCGGGACCGCCGGCGGACCTGATCTCGGCGGCCACCGCCTGGCTCATGAAGAACATCGTCTCGAGGTTGGCCGTGAACAACTCCCGCCAGTCGGATCGGCTGACCCGGGTCGCCGGCATCCACGTCGACGGCGCCGCACCGCCGGCCACGTTGACCAACCCGTACGGCCGGCCCTCGGCACGGCGTACCGCATCGAGAGCGGTCGCGATGCCGTCGTCGGTCGACACGTCGGCCGCCACCGGAACGACCGGCAGACCTTCGGCCACCAGGGGTCCGATGTGGTGGTCGAGGTTGTCCGCCGACCGGCTGACCGCGATGACGGTGGCCCCGGCACCGGCCACCATCCTGGTAACGGTCGTGCCGATTCCGCCGCCGCCGGCGCCCGACACCACCACGATGCGGCCGTCGAGGCTCAGAAGATCAGCCATAACTCGCTTTCGCACGCTATTAGTCCGGACAATTAACGCCGCTCTACTAGATTGAGAACATGATTCCGCAGCGGTTATATCGCCGTCAAGGGGTGGTTTTGATCAGTCCAGCACTATTGTCTGGACTAAATCTGGTTGATACCGTCGCTCCGTGACGACGTCGCTGCAGGACAGCCGCTTGGCCGCTGCCGATCCCCCGCTCGTCTCCGAGGGGTGGACGATCCGACGGATCACCCCGCCGAGTCGGTTGTTCGGCGCCAACGGTCTGCGGACGGGCCCAGACGGCCGCATCTACATCGCGCAGGTCAGCGGCAGCCAGATCAGCGCTCTGGACATCGCGTCCGGACGCATCGAGGCCATCAGCCCCAAAGGCAGCGACATCGTCGCTCCGGACGACCTGGTCTTCGACGACGCGGGCAACATCTACGCCACCGAGGTGCTCAACGGCCGGGTCGCCGTCCTCGACGCAGGAGGCCACAGCCGGGTCCTGCGCGCGGACATGCCGGTCGCCAACGGCATCACCATGTACCGCGGACGGTTGTTCGTCGGCGAGTGCCGGCCCGGCGGGCGCATCCTCGAACTGGATCTGGCCGGCGGGGAACCACGCGTCCTGCTCGAGGACGTCCCGATGGCCAACGCCATGGAGGTGGGCCCCGACGGCCTGCTGTATTTCCCGGTGATGGGCGCCAACGAGATCTGGCGTATCGATCCCGACGCCCCCGCCGGGGCCCCCGAGGTCGTCGCCACCGAACTGGGTGTGCCCGATTCGGTGAAGTTCGACTCCGACGGATACCTCGTGTCCACCCAGGCGCACTCCGGACAGGTGCTGCGCATCGATCCGCGCACCGGTGCGAAGACCGTGCTGGCCGAGTTGCATCCCGGTCTGGACAACCTGACCTTCGCCGACGGTCGGCTGTTCGTCTCGAACTTCTCCGGCGAGATCACCGAGATCCTGGCGCCGGGCACGACGCGCCCGGTGCTGCCCGGCGGATTCAACTGGCCGCTGGATCTCACGGTCGCCCACGACGGCCGCGTGTACATCGCCGACGGGCCCTACCTGCACGTCGCGTCGGGCGACGGCACGGTGCGCCCGGTCGGCATGCTGTTCACGCCGGGATTCCCCGGCTACACGCGCGGCCTGGCAGCCTCGGGTGACGGTGAGTTCGTCGTCACGACCTCCAGTGGTCAGGTCGCGCGATTCTGGCCCGAGCGCGGTGAAAGCGACGTTCTCGCAGAGGGATTCGATCAGCTCTACGGTGTGGCGATCGCACCCGGTGGTGACGTGGTGTTCGTCGAGCAGGGCACCGGGCGGGTGCTGTCGGCTCGCTCCGGTCTCCTCGAGGTTCTGGCCACGGGCCTGGACACCCCGGTCGGGGTTGCCATCGCACCCGACGGCGCCGTCCTGGTCTCCGAATCGGGTGCCGGTCGCGTCGTCAGGCTCGGGGGGACGGCACCGCAGCCGGTGGTGGACGGACTGGGTTGCCCGCACGGCATTCTCGTCCTCGGCGAAGTGCTCTACGTGGTCGACGTGCAGGCCACGTCGCTGGTCGAGGTCGACCTGGCGAGCGGTGACCGGAACACCATCGCCACCGGCCTGCCGGTCGGTGCGCCGCCGGGAGTCACCCCCAAGCCGCTGCTGGGCATGCCCCCGTTCTCCGGGCCCCAAGGTCCGTTCACCGGTATCGCGGCCGGCCCGGACGGAACGATCTTCGTCTCGGCCGACGCCGAGGGCAGCGTGCTCGCGATTCGCCGGCGGAGCTGACATGTCCGAACCGGCCGCTGATCACCGCTACATCCAGCTCGCGCGCGTGCTCCGCAAGGAGATCGTCGACGGCGTGTACCCCGTCGGCTCGCAGCTGCCCACCGAACATGAACTCTGTCAACGGTTCTCGGTCAGCCGGTATACCGTTCGCGAGGCGCTACGCCGGCTGCGGGAGGACAATCTCGTCTCCTCGCGCCCGCGCGCAGGCACCATGGTCGTCCCACGGCCGTCCTCGCACGCCTATGTGCAGGACGTCGTGTCGATCAACGACCTGCTCGCCTTTGCCACGGGCGCCCGATTCGCGATCGAGTCGATCGCGACGGTCACCATCGACCGGGAGTTGGCCGCCCGGACCGGCCTGCCCGTCGGCGCGGAATGGCTTGCGGTGGTGGGATTCCGGCAGGTCGAGGGCTCCGATGCCCCGATCTGCCGAACCGAGTACTACATCAACCGGTCCTTCGCCGCCGTGGGCCGGATGCTGCAGAACCACACCGGACCGATCTTCCCGCTGCTCGAGGACCTCTTCGGCATCAGCATCGTCGAGGTGCGCCAGGAGATCGCCGCGGTGCAGATCTCACCCGAACTGGCCGCCACGCTCAAGGTCGCGCCCGCCACCCCCGCACTGCAGATGCAGCGGACCTACATCACGTCGGACTCGGAGATCGCCCAGGTCACCGTGAACACCCATCCGTCGTCCCGGTTCCGCCACTCGATGACGATGCGACGCGTGAAGGGCTGACAGTTGCGCACGGTGCCCACGGATTCCCAGCGAGCCACCGAGGCGTACGCCGGTGGACTCTGGGTCACCGGCACCCTCGCGGACTCGCTGCGCCAGGCCGCCGCGGTCACCCCGGAACGGGAGGTCCTCGTCGACGGACCGACCCGATTGGACTGCCGCACCCTGCACGAGCGCGCGGCCGCACTGGCTGCCGCCATGCTGGCGCGCATCCCGGTCGGCAGTGTGGTGTCCTTCATGCTGCCCAACTGGCACGAGGCAGCCATCGTCTACCACGCGGCGACGCTGGCAGGCATGGTGGTCAACCCCATCCTGCCGTCACTGCGCGACCACGAACTGAGCTTCATCCTGGCCGATGCCGATGTGCGGATGATCTTCGTTCCCGCCGAGTTCGGGGGCCACGACTACCCCGCGATGCTGGCCCGGGTGACCGCCGAGATGGCCGCTGCACCGCTGATCGTGGTGGTGCGCGGTCCGGCGCCGCCCGGTCAGACCGGCTTCGACGCGCTGTCCGGCCCCACACCCGTCGACTGGCCGGTGCTGGACGCCGACGCGGTGCGGATGATCCTCTACACCTCTGGCACCACCGGAAGACCCAAAGGTGTTCTGCACAGCCATAACTCGATCCACTCCCTGATCTGCCAGATCGGCCGCCACTGGCTCGTCGAAGCCGGCGACCGGTTCCTGGTGCCCTCCCCCATCGCCCACATCGGCGGCTCGATCTACGCCTTCGAATGCCCGATCCTGCTCGGCACCACCGCGGTGCTGATGGACCGCTGGAATGCCGATCGGGCCGTCGACCTGCTGGTCGCCGAGCGGTGCACGCACATGGCAGGCGCCACCCCGTTCCTCGAGCAGCTCCTGGCCGCCGCACGGCACAACGGCACCCGACTACCCGACCTGAAGGTGTTCATCTGTGGCGGTGCCTCGGTGTCACCGTCGCTGATCCGGAGTGCCGCAGACTATTTCGAGCGGGCCATCGTGACCCGGGTGTACGGCTCAACCGAGGTGCCGGTCACCACCGTCGGGTCGCCGGAGGATCCCGAACGGGCTGCCGACACCGACGGCCGCACCGGCATCGCGACCATCCGCATCGCCGAGCACGACGCAGCCCCGGACGGCGCGGGTGAGATTTGGGCCCGCGGGCCGCAGATGCTGGTGGGTTACCTGCACCCTGACGACGATGCCGACGCGTTCGACGCCGACGGCTACTTCCGCACCGGCGATCTGGGCCGGCTGCTCGACGACGGCTATCTCGTCGTCACCGGGCGGGCCAAGGACATCATCATCCGCAACGGCGAGAACATCGCCCCCAAGGAGGTCGAGGACGTGCTGATCGGCCATCCCGACGTTACCGAGGTCGCCATCGTCGGCCTTCCCGATCCGCGCACCGGGGAGCGCGCCTGCGCGGTGATCGTCAGCCGCGCAGCGCCCGGCCCGACCGTGGCCGAGCTGAGCGAGTTCCTGGCGGCGCACGGTGTGGCCAGGTTCAAGAGTCCCGAACACGTTGTCGTCTGGGACGCCCTGCCCAAGAACGACGCGGGCAAGGTTCTCAAACATCGGATCCGAGCAAGGTTGGTGGACTCCCATGAGTGACATGCCCGTAGCGATCGTGACCGGCGCCAGCAGCGGAATCGGGTTCGGCTGCGCGACAAAGCTGGCCGAGTCCGGCATGGCCGTCGTGGGGACCGGCCGAGATGCCGACCGGCTCCACGGTCTGGCCGAGGCGATCGGCGATCCCGACCGGGTCGCCATCCTGGCGGTCGACCTCACCGATGACGACGCCCCGCGGCGGATCGTCGAGCTGGCCTTGTCACGGTGGGGCCGGATCGACGTCCTGGTCAACAACGCCGGAGTCGGTAGCCCGAAGCCGCTGCACGAGACCGACGACGAGACCTTGGACTACTTCCTCGGTGTGATGCTGCGCGCGCCGTTCCGGCTCGCCCGCGACGTGATCCCGCACATGCGGCCCGGCTCGGCCATCATCAACATCACCTCCACCTTCGCCGTCGTCGGCGGACTGCGTGGCGGCGCGTACTCCGCGGCCAAGGGCGGGCTGACGGCGCTGACCACCCACATCGCGTGTCAGTATGGGCCACAAGGGATTCGATGCAATGCGGTGGCCCCGGGCGTGACCGTCACCCCGATGGTCGAGCACCGCCTCGACGACGAGCGGTTCCGCAAGATCAACACCGAGATGACCCCGTACCCGCGACTCGGCCAGGTCGACGACATCGCGTCGACCGTCGCGTTCCTGTGCTCTCCCGGTGGCAGCTTCATCAACGGCCAGACCATCGTGGTCGACGGCGGCTGGAGTTCCACCAAGTATCTGTCGGAGTTCGCGCTGTCCTCGCAGTGGATCGCGCGTTGAACGTCTTCGCGACGCTGGACCAGGCCGCGGCCCGGTTCGGCGACAGCGGCGCGGTGTATCTGGGCGAACGCTGCCTGGTCACCTGGAACGAGTTGCGGGACAGGTCGTTACGGCTGGCCGCATCGCTGCGGCGCTCACATGAGCCGGGTACCCGCATCGCAGTCGCCAGCGAGAACCGGCCGGAGATCATCGAGTTGTTCTATGCGGTCTGGGCCGCCGAGTGCGTCGTCGTGCCGGTGAACTTCAAACTGCATCCGCGCGAGATGACACAGATCCTCGAGGACTCGGGCGCGGCGGCGGTGTTCGCCTCCCCCAAGATCGGGCCGAACCTGGCTGCCGCCGCACCGACCCCGGTGGAGATCATCGGCAGCGCCGAGTACGAATCCCGCGTGAGCACAGCGCCCGCCGCCGCGCCGTCCACCGACCCCGCGGAGCTGGCCTGGCTGTTCTACACCAGCGGAACCACCGGACGTTCCAAGGGCGCCATGCTGTCCCATCGCAACCTGACCGCGATGACCGTCGCGCACCTGGCCGATATGGACAGCCCCGACGACACCTGCAGCCTGGTGCATGCGGCCCCGATGTCGCACGGTTCAGGCCTCTACATCGCGCCGTATGTGCTGCGCGGCGCCCGTCAGGTTCTGCCGGCCTCCGGGGCGTTCGATCCCGGGGAGTTCCTGGCTCTGTGCGCACACCACCCCGGATCGAGTGCCTTCTTGGCGCCCACGATGATTCAGCGACTCGTCGAGACCGGCCGCGACAGGCCGCCGAACCTGCGCACCATCGTCTACGGCGGCGGACCGATGTACGTCGAGAGCCTCAAGAAGGCGATGGCGGCGTTCGGGCCGATCTTCGCCCAGATCTACGGGCAGGGCGAGGCACCGATGACGATCACCGGCCTGCGCCGAGCCGACCACGACTCCCCCGACGACGCGGTGCTTGGCTCGGTCGGCTACCCGCGCTCCGGGGTCGAGGTCCGGGTGCTCGGCCCCGACGGCGCCACGGCACCCACCGGCGACATCGGTGAAATCGTCTGCCGCGGAGACGTTGTCATGTCGGGCTACTGGAACAACCCGGCAGCCACCCGTGCGACCGTGCGTGACGGCTGGCTCTACACCGGCGACATGGGTTCACTCGATGCGCGCGGATATTTGACGTTGCGAGACCGCTCCAAGGACGTCGTGATCTCCGGTGGCAGCAACATCTACCCGCGAGAGGTCGAAGAGGCGCTGCTGGAACATGCCGAGGTGACACAGGCCGCCGTGGTCGGCGCACCCGATCCGGAGTGGGGCGAGATCGTGGTCGCCTTCGTCGTCGGCACGGCCCCCGAGGCGGCACTGGACGCACACCTGCTGGAGCGCATCGCCCGCTTCAAACGTCCCAAGCGCTACCTGTTCGTCGAGGACCTACCGAAGAACAGCTACGGCAAGGTGCTCAAACGCGAGTTGCGTGCCCGGCTCGGGTAACGACATTCTCGCCTGCATAGAATGCCGGTATGTCCCAGGATTACCGCTTCGTCACCTATGAAGAACTCGACGAGGGCCGCATTGCCCGCATCATGCTCAACCGCCCCGACGCCCGCAATGCCCAGAACCGAGGCCTGCTCGTCGAGTTGAACGAGGCGTTCCTGCGCGCCGAGGCTGACGATCAGGTTCGCGTCGTCATCCTCGGTGGCCTCGGGCCGATGTTCTCCTCGGGCCATGACCTCGGTTCGGCGGTCTCGCGCGCCGAATACACCCCCGGACCTGATCAGCACCCCAGCTACCAGGTCAACGGCGGCACCAGGGAGGGCGCCGAGAAGTTGATGCTGCAGGAGTGGCATCACTTCTTCTCCAACACGCGGCGGTGGCGCGATCTGCGCAAGATCACCGTCGCCCAGGTGCACGGCGACGTCTACGCCGCCGCACTGATGCTGATGTGGGCCTGTGACCTGATCGTGGCCGCCGAGAACACCCGGTTCGCCGACGTTGTGGGCACCCGGCTGGGCATGTGCGGGGTGGAGTACTTCGCGCATCCGTGGGAGTTCGGACCCCGCAAGACCAAGGAACTCATGCTCACCGGCGACGCGCTGACCGTCGACGAGGCCTATCAGCTCGGCATGGTGTCGAAAGTGTTCCCCGAAGACGAACTCGCCGAGAAGACACTGCAGTTCGCCCGCCGCATCGCCGAGGTCCCGACCGTGGCCGCCCTACTGGCCAAGGAGGCGGTGAACCAGACCGTCGACAACATGGGGTTCCACAACGCGCTCAACGCCTGTTTCACGCTGCACCAGCTCAACCATTCGCACTGGGCACAGGTGCACGAGAACGGATTCCCGGTTGCCCTGGAAGAAGACGGCATTCCGAACTGGCGCAACGCACCACCGATTGTGCCGGCGGTCAAGGACCAGGTCCGCGCCCAGGACTGACCGGGCTAGCCCCGGCGCACTGTCACAGGTAACGGCAGCACGTCGGGTTCGACCTTCTTGATCGATAAAGAGATATCGGGATCGTCACGCTGATGGCGAAATCCCCTGGTCAGCGCAACCGGAATTGACAGCGCCGCGATTGCCGTACATACGCATCGCTAACACGCGAACGACTCCGAGCAGGGTCGACAATCATTTGTAGGCAACATAATTCGTCGAATACGCAAAATCAGGCCAGCCGATTGCGTTCGTATTGCTCGCGTTTTTTGCGCTGTGCGCCATAGGTTTTCGTGAAACGTGATGGAAACCACAGGTTTTGGCGAGATCAAATTTGTGTTGTTACGTTCGATCGCATGTATCAGATTGCGACCGCGTCGTTGCTGGCCCTGATCAATCAGGTAGCCGGCACGCCGTACATCCCTGGCGGTGACAGTCCCGCCGGCACCGATTGCTCGGGGCTGGCCTCGTGGGTGTCCAACGTGGCCACCGGACGGCCCGCCTTCGGCAGCCGCTTCCACACCGCAAACGAAGAATCCGCTCTGCTCGCCCGTGGGTTCCACTACGGCACCGCACCCAACTCTCTGGTGATCGGCTGGAACGGCGGCCACACCGCTGTCACGCTGCCCGACGGCACTCCGGTGTCCAGCGGCGAAGGCGGCGGCGTGCGCGTCGGTGGTGGAGGTGCCTACCAGAGGCAGTTCACCCATCACATGTATCTGCCGATGCCGGCCCAGGAAATGCAGACCGACCCCGCAGCACCGCCCGCACCGGATGCCCCGGTCGTCGTCGTCGACGTCGCCAACCCTGAGCCGCCGGCGCAGGCCCCCGCGCCCGATGCGCCGCTGCCTCCGCCGCCGGCCGAGGTGCTACCGCCCGCGCCCGGTGTCGTGCCTGTCGCCGACGTCGTCCCGCTGCCGGGTGATCCCGCCGGGATGCCCGCCTGACCCCACCGCTGGGAAGCCCTGCTGGCTGAGCAGCTTCGCGCCCGCCTCGCGGGCCGCGGCTGGACGGGCCAGCACCACTGTGACGACCAGCGTGAGCGCGCCGATGGCCAAGCCTGGTCCCCACAGCGCCGAGCCGGTCGGCAACGGTACGACGTTGCGGTACAGCGTGTATCCCAGCAGCGCCAACCCCAGCACCGGGATCACCACCTCCCACCTGCCGACCTCGCCGCGGTTTGAGAAGAACAGCAGACGAAGGGCTCCCAGCGTGGCCAGCGCGTAGGCCACCAACAGGATGAGCGTGCCCGCGGTTGCCGAGATCGTGAACACGTCGAACGGCGCCGCGTGCAGGACCGCCCACCCGAGTCCCTGGATGCATGCCACCAGCACGACGCCGGCCGTCGCCGCCCGATGCGGCGTGTTCCGGGACCGGTGGACGGTCGCCAGCGCGGCGGGACCCATTCCGTCGCGGCTCAGCGCGAAGATCAACCGGGATGCGCCCACGACACTGGCCAGGCAGCAGGCCGCAGCGCTGAAGGTGGCGCCGACGACGATCACGTAGGACAGCCACGGCGCGACGTACTGCTCGGACAGATCGCCCATCAGCGCTTCGGATTTCGTGAAGGCCGCAACACCTTGCGCGTCGGTGCCGAACGCCATCATCTCGATGGCGGTGACGACGACGAAGAAGACGCCACCGAACAGGGCGGTGCCGAGGATGGCTCGAGGGATGTTGCGGCGCGGTTCGCGGGTCTCCTCGCCGAGTGTCGCCGCCGCCTCGAAACCGGCAAAGGACAAGAACCCGAACACGATTCCGAGGAACACCGTCGATACCGATGTCCCGGGCGACACGCTGAACACCGAGAAGTCGACTCGCTGCCCCGCGGGGGCACGCCCGGTGATCAGCTTGCCCAGTGCGATCGCGGCGACCACCAGGATCAGGGCAATGGTCACCCCTTCGACAGCCAGCAGCAGCGCCGTCCCGCGCTTGATGTCGCGGACCGCCAGCAACCAGACACCGGCCAGCACCAGCCAGGCGAACAGGAATGCTGCCCAACCCGGTATTACATTGGGCCCGAGAACTTTTCGGGCCAGATCGGTCAGGAAGATGCCGGCCGCGGTGGATGTCACAGCACCGTAGAAGATGTAGGTCCCGGCATTGAGCCATCCCGCGACACTGCCGCTGCGCGGTCCCAGCGTCACACCGACGAAGGCATACACACTGCCCGCGTGGCTGAATCGTGCCGACAGCCTGACGAATGTGTGGGCTATCAGCAGGACACCGACGGTCGCCATGAGGAATGCCAGCGGTACGGCACGACCGACGGCGGCGGCGGTGCCTTGCGGATTGATGTTGATGGCCATCGACGGGGCCATCAGCGCCACCGAAACCCCGACGGCGGACCACACGTTGAGCGTGCGCCGCAAGGTCGGGCCCGCCTCGCGGTCATGTCCGGCAGCCATGGATGAACAGGGTAGGCCAGCGCACGCCGTCTCAGGGGTTGATCGTGTTCTCCCCTACCTGCCGGCCCCAGACGTATTCGGTGAGAAGCGGCTGACCCAGTTCGAAGTGGTTGTAGGGCGCGATCGATGCGCCGTCGTCGACCACCAGATACGGTGCGGGCCAGAAGTTCCGGTCGATCTTCTGCCAACACCCCGGCGCACCGCCCGGGCCGCCCCGGCCGTTGGTGCGCGGCAGGTTGTCGGGGTACACGTAGGGGTTTGCGGCGCCGAGGATCTCGGTGACCGTGTTCAGCGAGTATCCGTTGCCGCCGAACGCCGCCAGGGCGGCCGGCGACGCCTCGGCAATGTTGCGGATCGCGCAGAAGATCTCCGGGCTGTACTTGTCCAGCAGACGGGTGCTCGGCACCAGGTCGGATGCGGCACGCACCAGGTAGGGACTACTCCGTTCGAAGACGTCGGCGCCGGTATTGCCGAATCCGATGCTGGCCAGCAGCGCCGCGTCGATGTCCTTCTGCTGGCTGTTGAGCGAGTCCGCGGTGGTCAGGGCGTTCTCCAGGCCGTCCCACAGCTGCGGACTGGCCTTGGCATAGACGTCGGCGAGGTCGGCGAAGCGCTGGATGTCGTAGCGGATCTGTGGCATTTGCGGGTTGATGTCGTCGAGGACCGCATTGCCGTTGACGATGGATCGGCCGAACTTCTTGCCCAGTCCGTCGAGCGCTTCAGCGGTGGCCGACAGGGTCAGGTTGAGCTGGATCGGGTCCACTTTCTCGGCGATCGAGGTGACGGTCTCGAACAGCGTGTTGAACTCGGTGGTGACCGAGGAGGCGTCGATGACGTCGGTGCCGCGGATGCGGGCGGGCGTCGGGTGCTCGGGAGCCGTCAGTGCCACGTATTTGTTGCCGAACACCGTGCTCGCCTTGATATCGGCGTGCACGTTGGCCGGGATCGCCGCCAGATAGTGCGAATCGACGTCGAGGGTCACCCGCGCGGCCGACTTTCCGCCGCGGTCGGTCGACGACACCGTGGCGACCCGGCCGATCACCACTCCGTTGTAGGTGACCTTCGACCCGGGCTCCATCACCAGACCAGCGCGGTCGGACACCATGGTCAAGGTGGTCTTCGGGGACAGGTCTCCGCGGAACTGCAGGTAGATCAGCGCCAACACCACAGCACAGACGACCAGCGTCACCAGACCGGCCGTCTTGAGTGGGGGGCGATTCATCGCAGGGCCCGCCGAGTGCGACCGCCGTACATCCCGCCTCCTTCCCCGACCCGAAGCGAATGGC
Encoded here:
- a CDS encoding Vgb family protein, producing MTTSLQDSRLAAADPPLVSEGWTIRRITPPSRLFGANGLRTGPDGRIYIAQVSGSQISALDIASGRIEAISPKGSDIVAPDDLVFDDAGNIYATEVLNGRVAVLDAGGHSRVLRADMPVANGITMYRGRLFVGECRPGGRILELDLAGGEPRVLLEDVPMANAMEVGPDGLLYFPVMGANEIWRIDPDAPAGAPEVVATELGVPDSVKFDSDGYLVSTQAHSGQVLRIDPRTGAKTVLAELHPGLDNLTFADGRLFVSNFSGEITEILAPGTTRPVLPGGFNWPLDLTVAHDGRVYIADGPYLHVASGDGTVRPVGMLFTPGFPGYTRGLAASGDGEFVVTTSSGQVARFWPERGESDVLAEGFDQLYGVAIAPGGDVVFVEQGTGRVLSARSGLLEVLATGLDTPVGVAIAPDGAVLVSESGAGRVVRLGGTAPQPVVDGLGCPHGILVLGEVLYVVDVQATSLVEVDLASGDRNTIATGLPVGAPPGVTPKPLLGMPPFSGPQGPFTGIAAGPDGTIFVSADAEGSVLAIRRRS
- a CDS encoding AMP-binding protein, with product MRTVPTDSQRATEAYAGGLWVTGTLADSLRQAAAVTPEREVLVDGPTRLDCRTLHERAAALAAAMLARIPVGSVVSFMLPNWHEAAIVYHAATLAGMVVNPILPSLRDHELSFILADADVRMIFVPAEFGGHDYPAMLARVTAEMAAAPLIVVVRGPAPPGQTGFDALSGPTPVDWPVLDADAVRMILYTSGTTGRPKGVLHSHNSIHSLICQIGRHWLVEAGDRFLVPSPIAHIGGSIYAFECPILLGTTAVLMDRWNADRAVDLLVAERCTHMAGATPFLEQLLAAARHNGTRLPDLKVFICGGASVSPSLIRSAADYFERAIVTRVYGSTEVPVTTVGSPEDPERAADTDGRTGIATIRIAEHDAAPDGAGEIWARGPQMLVGYLHPDDDADAFDADGYFRTGDLGRLLDDGYLVVTGRAKDIIIRNGENIAPKEVEDVLIGHPDVTEVAIVGLPDPRTGERACAVIVSRAAPGPTVAELSEFLAAHGVARFKSPEHVVVWDALPKNDAGKVLKHRIRARLVDSHE
- a CDS encoding SDR family NAD(P)-dependent oxidoreductase, with amino-acid sequence MADLLSLDGRIVVVSGAGGGGIGTTVTRMVAGAGATVIAVSRSADNLDHHIGPLVAEGLPVVPVAADVSTDDGIATALDAVRRAEGRPYGLVNVAGGAAPSTWMPATRVSRSDWRELFTANLETMFFMSQAVAAEIRSAGGPGSIVSISSISGMNTAPFHVAYGTAKAAIVAATRTMALELALDDIRVNAVAPGVTETAASRTYTGDDPERDRAAIAMGRRGRPEEQAGAILFLLSDLSSYITGQTLLVDGGLDLKWSHLGADNTSLFLKDESFRRDIRRI
- a CDS encoding enoyl-CoA hydratase; translation: MSQDYRFVTYEELDEGRIARIMLNRPDARNAQNRGLLVELNEAFLRAEADDQVRVVILGGLGPMFSSGHDLGSAVSRAEYTPGPDQHPSYQVNGGTREGAEKLMLQEWHHFFSNTRRWRDLRKITVAQVHGDVYAAALMLMWACDLIVAAENTRFADVVGTRLGMCGVEYFAHPWEFGPRKTKELMLTGDALTVDEAYQLGMVSKVFPEDELAEKTLQFARRIAEVPTVAALLAKEAVNQTVDNMGFHNALNACFTLHQLNHSHWAQVHENGFPVALEEDGIPNWRNAPPIVPAVKDQVRAQD
- a CDS encoding SDR family NAD(P)-dependent oxidoreductase — protein: MSDMPVAIVTGASSGIGFGCATKLAESGMAVVGTGRDADRLHGLAEAIGDPDRVAILAVDLTDDDAPRRIVELALSRWGRIDVLVNNAGVGSPKPLHETDDETLDYFLGVMLRAPFRLARDVIPHMRPGSAIINITSTFAVVGGLRGGAYSAAKGGLTALTTHIACQYGPQGIRCNAVAPGVTVTPMVEHRLDDERFRKINTEMTPYPRLGQVDDIASTVAFLCSPGGSFINGQTIVVDGGWSSTKYLSEFALSSQWIAR
- a CDS encoding GntR family transcriptional regulator, translated to MSEPAADHRYIQLARVLRKEIVDGVYPVGSQLPTEHELCQRFSVSRYTVREALRRLREDNLVSSRPRAGTMVVPRPSSHAYVQDVVSINDLLAFATGARFAIESIATVTIDRELAARTGLPVGAEWLAVVGFRQVEGSDAPICRTEYYINRSFAAVGRMLQNHTGPIFPLLEDLFGISIVEVRQEIAAVQISPELAATLKVAPATPALQMQRTYITSDSEIAQVTVNTHPSSRFRHSMTMRRVKG
- a CDS encoding AMP-binding protein, producing the protein MDRALNVFATLDQAAARFGDSGAVYLGERCLVTWNELRDRSLRLAASLRRSHEPGTRIAVASENRPEIIELFYAVWAAECVVVPVNFKLHPREMTQILEDSGAAAVFASPKIGPNLAAAAPTPVEIIGSAEYESRVSTAPAAAPSTDPAELAWLFYTSGTTGRSKGAMLSHRNLTAMTVAHLADMDSPDDTCSLVHAAPMSHGSGLYIAPYVLRGARQVLPASGAFDPGEFLALCAHHPGSSAFLAPTMIQRLVETGRDRPPNLRTIVYGGGPMYVESLKKAMAAFGPIFAQIYGQGEAPMTITGLRRADHDSPDDAVLGSVGYPRSGVEVRVLGPDGATAPTGDIGEIVCRGDVVMSGYWNNPAATRATVRDGWLYTGDMGSLDARGYLTLRDRSKDVVISGGSNIYPREVEEALLEHAEVTQAAVVGAPDPEWGEIVVAFVVGTAPEAALDAHLLERIARFKRPKRYLFVEDLPKNSYGKVLKRELRARLG
- a CDS encoding APC family permease — encoded protein: MAAGHDREAGPTLRRTLNVWSAVGVSVALMAPSMAININPQGTAAAVGRAVPLAFLMATVGVLLIAHTFVRLSARFSHAGSVYAFVGVTLGPRSGSVAGWLNAGTYIFYGAVTSTAAGIFLTDLARKVLGPNVIPGWAAFLFAWLVLAGVWLLAVRDIKRGTALLLAVEGVTIALILVVAAIALGKLITGRAPAGQRVDFSVFSVSPGTSVSTVFLGIVFGFLSFAGFEAAATLGEETREPRRNIPRAILGTALFGGVFFVVVTAIEMMAFGTDAQGVAAFTKSEALMGDLSEQYVAPWLSYVIVVGATFSAAACCLASVVGASRLIFALSRDGMGPAALATVHRSRNTPHRAATAGVVLVACIQGLGWAVLHAAPFDVFTISATAGTLILLVAYALATLGALRLLFFSNRGEVGRWEVVIPVLGLALLGYTLYRNVVPLPTGSALWGPGLAIGALTLVVTVVLARPAAAREAGAKLLSQQGFPAVGSGGHPGGITRQRDDVGDRHDTGRGR
- a CDS encoding peptidoglycan endopeptidase; the encoded protein is MYQIATASLLALINQVAGTPYIPGGDSPAGTDCSGLASWVSNVATGRPAFGSRFHTANEESALLARGFHYGTAPNSLVIGWNGGHTAVTLPDGTPVSSGEGGGVRVGGGGAYQRQFTHHMYLPMPAQEMQTDPAAPPAPDAPVVVVDVANPEPPAQAPAPDAPLPPPPAEVLPPAPGVVPVADVVPLPGDPAGMPA